In Helicobacter bilis, a genomic segment contains:
- the rpmJ gene encoding 50S ribosomal protein L36 encodes MKVRPSVKKMCDKCKVIKRKGVVRVICANPKHKQRQG; translated from the coding sequence ATGAAAGTTCGACCATCGGTCAAAAAAATGTGCGATAAATGCAAAGTCATTAAACGCAAGGGTGTGGTTCGCGTGATTTGTGCGAATCCAAAACATAAACAAAGACAAGGATAA
- a CDS encoding tRNA dihydrouridine synthase, giving the protein MLILAPLAGFSDVPFRKVVKDFGVDITVSEMISSHALVYENEKTLKMALKSPNETPFSLQISGSKEEILKRAVEKINELSWVDIIDFNCGCPAPKVANHGNGSALLKDLDKFVSLLQIIRKYGNKQVYSVKVRLGFDKKIPLDLAEAINESGVDYCVVHARTKMDAYKKDKIDYDSLALMKENLKIPMIANGEIDGLESFQKVMQITNADGAMIGRAALKSPWIFWQIQAKTNDFPLALKKDLVLKHLDSMFEFYGERGVIMFRKNLHAYAKGQKDSSKYREFVNNEKDYHLIRESIKDFFDTTKLESSDICPIFNKKSV; this is encoded by the coding sequence CTGCTGATACTTGCCCCACTTGCTGGTTTTAGCGATGTGCCTTTTAGAAAGGTAGTAAAAGATTTTGGTGTAGATATTACCGTGAGTGAGATGATAAGCTCCCATGCCCTTGTTTATGAGAATGAAAAAACGCTAAAAATGGCATTAAAAAGCCCGAATGAGACGCCCTTTTCCCTGCAGATTTCAGGGAGTAAAGAAGAGATTCTAAAAAGGGCAGTTGAAAAGATTAATGAACTCTCTTGGGTGGATATTATTGACTTTAACTGCGGTTGTCCCGCTCCAAAGGTGGCAAATCATGGCAATGGCAGTGCGCTTTTAAAAGATTTAGATAAATTTGTATCTTTGCTACAAATCATTCGCAAATATGGCAATAAGCAGGTATATAGCGTAAAGGTTAGACTAGGCTTTGATAAAAAGATACCGCTAGATTTAGCAGAAGCGATTAATGAAAGCGGTGTGGATTACTGCGTAGTGCATGCTAGGACAAAAATGGATGCGTATAAAAAGGATAAAATCGATTATGATAGCCTTGCTTTGATGAAAGAAAACTTGAAAATCCCCATGATTGCAAATGGCGAGATAGATGGTTTAGAATCTTTTCAAAAAGTCATGCAAATCACGAATGCAGATGGGGCGATGATTGGTCGGGCTGCGTTGAAATCTCCTTGGATTTTCTGGCAGATACAGGCTAAAACAAATGACTTTCCACTTGCTTTGAAGAAAGATTTAGTATTAAAGCATTTAGATTCTATGTTTGAGTTTTATGGCGAAAGAGGGGTTATTATGTTTAGAAAAAACCTACATGCCTATGCGAAAGGGCAGAAAGATTCTAGCAAATACAGGGAGTTTGTCAATAATGAAAAGGATTATCATTTAATTAGAGAATCTATAAAGGACTTTTTTGACACCACAAAGCTAGAGTCAAGTGATATTTGTCCTATTTTTAATAAAAAGAGTGTATAA
- the rplQ gene encoding 50S ribosomal protein L17 produces MRHKHGYRKLGRTSSHRKALLKNLSIALIEHGRIETGVFKAKELQSYIEKLVTASKNADFNTHRYVFAELQNKKATKKLITEIAPKFSARNGGYTRIQRSGIRRGDASTLAIIEFVE; encoded by the coding sequence ATGCGACATAAACATGGTTATAGGAAATTAGGCAGGACTTCTTCTCATAGAAAGGCATTGTTAAAGAATCTAAGCATCGCCCTTATTGAGCATGGTAGAATAGAAACAGGTGTATTTAAAGCAAAAGAGTTACAAAGCTATATTGAAAAGCTTGTTACTGCGTCAAAGAATGCGGACTTTAATACACATAGATATGTATTTGCTGAATTGCAAAATAAGAAGGCAACTAAAAAATTGATTACAGAAATAGCTCCTAAGTTTTCTGCAAGAAATGGTGGCTATACTCGTATTCAAAGAAGTGGCATTAGAAGAGGTGATGCTTCTACATTGGCTATCATTGAATTTGTTGAGTAA
- a CDS encoding DNA-directed RNA polymerase subunit alpha: MKSIKVRPYIPEKLEIEEIAPNHIRLHAYPFEPHYAVTIAHPVRRLLLSSSVGYAPIGIKIEGVRHEFDTVRGVAEDVAPFIVNIKNLKFKVNEDMQQHEKFELHYEFNGPMELRGEHLSNENITVLSTDSHLANINSDAKLKFSILIHKGLGFVASETIREEIGSEYIPLDADFTPVKRAVYDIENVLHESNPNFEKIVFEVETNGQIEPMEAFKEAVAIMHSQMSVFGAELSDVPTSNGRLNGDSPELKVLLSSVEILNLEHRPSNCLQKSNIKYIGELVLMNESDLKNIKNLGKRSFDEITAKLNEVGYAVGADLPHELATTLSKRLAKLKGQN; the protein is encoded by the coding sequence ATGAAAAGTATAAAGGTAAGACCATATATTCCAGAAAAACTTGAGATAGAAGAAATTGCGCCAAATCACATTCGATTACACGCATATCCGTTTGAACCCCATTATGCTGTTACGATAGCTCATCCTGTCCGCAGATTGCTACTATCAAGCTCTGTGGGATATGCGCCAATAGGTATAAAGATTGAGGGTGTGCGACATGAGTTTGATACTGTGCGTGGAGTTGCTGAAGATGTAGCACCATTCATTGTGAATATTAAAAACTTGAAATTCAAAGTAAATGAAGATATGCAGCAACACGAAAAATTTGAGTTGCATTATGAGTTTAATGGTCCAATGGAGTTGCGTGGTGAGCATTTAAGCAATGAAAATATCACGGTATTAAGCACGGATTCACATTTAGCAAATATTAATAGTGATGCAAAGCTTAAATTCTCTATTTTAATACATAAAGGTTTAGGATTTGTAGCGAGTGAGACCATCCGTGAAGAAATAGGTAGTGAGTATATACCACTTGATGCTGACTTTACGCCGGTAAAAAGGGCTGTGTATGACATTGAGAATGTTTTACATGAAAGTAACCCTAACTTTGAAAAGATTGTATTTGAAGTAGAAACAAATGGGCAAATTGAGCCTATGGAAGCTTTCAAAGAAGCAGTTGCTATCATGCACTCTCAAATGAGTGTGTTTGGTGCAGAACTTAGTGATGTGCCAACAAGCAATGGTCGTTTAAATGGTGATAGCCCAGAGTTAAAGGTATTACTATCGAGTGTTGAGATACTCAACCTAGAGCATCGTCCAAGCAATTGTTTGCAGAAGTCAAATATCAAATACATAGGTGAGTTGGTATTGATGAATGAGAGTGATTTAAAGAATATTAAAAATTTAGGCAAACGCTCATTTGATGAGATTACAGCAAAGCTAAATGAAGTTGGCTATGCGGTTGGTGCGGATTTACCACATGAATTAGCTACGACTTTAAGTAAGCGTTTGGCAAAATTAAAAGGACAAAATTAA
- a CDS encoding tetratricopeptide repeat protein — translation MRFKRSLLAFASLSVLLYAEPSAFELQSGATKKDMRDLKDIADFTRSVIGDFQNKIVNLEQAVDGLKTVYEGMSATSRQDSITIKNQIDKIQNIQDIVDSYQMSQKSQAELVKNLKAQVEANTKNIEQINQKIDKLSEAFLQANDEIIKQIQVLSEQALALQNNIQGIQNQPVIDSMQTSNNMPKQAYNFSPDNSKNLSEAKNLLRKKRNEEAKAYFEYLIDQKFAVAESSYYIGEIYYARKEYNEALPYYKTSASLDSKASYMPILLWHTAWSFKYLNDSDNYRKFLQTLVALFPESEQGRKAQDILSK, via the coding sequence ATGAGATTTAAGAGGTCTTTGTTAGCATTTGCTTCATTATCTGTATTACTCTATGCCGAACCTTCGGCATTTGAGTTGCAAAGTGGTGCTACAAAAAAGGATATGCGAGACCTTAAAGATATTGCAGATTTTACTCGTTCTGTTATTGGTGATTTTCAAAATAAAATTGTGAATCTGGAGCAAGCGGTTGATGGATTAAAAACCGTTTATGAAGGTATGAGTGCGACTTCAAGACAAGATAGCATTACAATTAAGAATCAGATAGATAAAATCCAAAATATTCAAGATATTGTAGATTCTTATCAAATGTCGCAAAAATCTCAAGCAGAGCTTGTTAAAAATTTGAAAGCCCAAGTTGAAGCAAATACAAAAAATATTGAGCAGATTAATCAAAAAATTGATAAATTGTCAGAAGCTTTTTTGCAAGCAAATGATGAGATTATAAAACAAATCCAAGTATTGAGCGAACAAGCCTTAGCATTGCAAAATAATATACAAGGTATCCAAAATCAGCCAGTCATAGATTCTATGCAAACAAGCAACAATATGCCAAAACAAGCGTATAATTTTTCACCTGATAATAGCAAGAATCTGAGTGAAGCAAAGAATCTCTTGCGTAAAAAACGCAATGAAGAAGCGAAGGCTTATTTTGAATATCTTATCGATCAGAAATTTGCAGTAGCAGAATCAAGTTATTATATCGGTGAGATATACTATGCAAGAAAAGAGTATAACGAGGCATTGCCTTATTACAAGACAAGTGCTAGTCTTGATAGTAAGGCGAGTTACATGCCGATTTTGCTATGGCATACCGCATGGTCATTTAAATATCTAAATGATTCAGATAATTATAGAAAATTTTTGCAAACCTTGGTTGCCTTGTTCCCCGAAAGCGAACAAGGTCGTAAAGCCCAAGATATTTTATCAAAATAG
- a CDS encoding outer membrane beta-barrel protein, which translates to MVNFLNTDSFTLGAYVGFGLGYGITGLTGEKMIVDTLSKEQNYNGFNIPINVGIAATFAGSHKVEIGAKIQALSAGYSSKTKNDKSEILMNTHVINVGYSYIF; encoded by the coding sequence ATGGTGAATTTCTTAAATACAGATAGCTTCACACTTGGTGCGTATGTAGGCTTTGGGCTTGGCTATGGTATCACTGGATTAACTGGCGAAAAAATGATAGTTGATACTTTGAGTAAAGAACAGAATTACAATGGATTCAATATTCCTATAAATGTAGGTATCGCAGCGACTTTTGCAGGATCACATAAAGTAGAAATCGGTGCAAAAATCCAAGCCCTATCAGCTGGATATAGCTCAAAGACTAAGAATGATAAAAGCGAAATACTAATGAATACACATGTGATTAATGTAGGTTATTCTTACATTTTCTAA
- the rpsD gene encoding 30S ribosomal protein S4, producing the protein MARYRGPVEKIERRLGVSLALKGERRLAGKSAREKRDYGPGQHGMRRGKISDYGLQLREKQKAKFMYGISEKQFRSIFKEANRQEGNTGENLIRLLELRLDNVVYRMGFATTRRFARQLVTHGHILVDGKRVDIPSFQIKQGQKVEVREKSKNNVQIVRSLDLTDQIGIVPWVDIDKDKKFGIFTRNPERSEVEIPIEERLIVELYSK; encoded by the coding sequence ATGGCAAGATATAGAGGACCTGTAGAAAAGATTGAAAGACGACTAGGCGTTTCTCTTGCACTGAAAGGTGAGAGAAGACTAGCTGGTAAAAGTGCGCGTGAAAAAAGGGATTATGGTCCCGGACAGCATGGCATGAGAAGAGGTAAAATATCTGATTATGGTTTGCAATTACGCGAAAAGCAAAAAGCAAAGTTTATGTATGGCATTAGTGAAAAGCAATTCCGCTCTATTTTTAAAGAAGCGAACAGACAAGAAGGAAACACAGGTGAGAATCTCATACGATTGCTTGAGTTACGCCTTGATAATGTTGTGTATAGAATGGGCTTTGCGACTACAAGAAGATTTGCAAGACAGCTTGTAACACATGGGCATATCTTAGTTGATGGCAAACGAGTAGATATTCCATCATTCCAAATCAAGCAAGGACAAAAAGTTGAAGTAAGAGAAAAAAGTAAAAACAATGTGCAAATTGTGCGTTCTCTTGATCTTACTGATCAAATTGGTATTGTGCCTTGGGTTGATATTGATAAGGATAAAAAGTTTGGTATTTTTACGCGCAATCCAGAAAGAAGCGAAGTTGAGATTCCAATAGAGGAGCGTTTAATCGTTGAGCTATACTCAAAATAA
- a CDS encoding OmpA family protein: MKYLKLSSVLLALFFAVGCGSKSVEKDGNTTQKTTEVQQEVDGQEPEEAVANPGGAGLPEGGFMPDGAVSGGDGYDGSGDSDSSDPYADNNAGENGMSGNSNGDTEEEYAGNNEGTAYGDAIKVDSLTTIYFDFDRYDIRSDMKDYVRANADFIKEKNIKAVVLQGNTDEFGGDEYNTALGLKRAISVRDALVLQGLPRNMFSTISYGMHKPVCREKTAECYAKNRRTDIVEK; this comes from the coding sequence ATGAAGTATTTGAAGCTTTCAAGTGTTTTACTTGCACTTTTTTTTGCGGTTGGCTGTGGTAGTAAAAGTGTAGAAAAGGATGGCAACACCACGCAGAAAACTACAGAGGTGCAACAAGAAGTTGATGGTCAAGAACCTGAAGAGGCAGTGGCAAATCCGGGTGGTGCAGGTTTGCCTGAAGGTGGTTTTATGCCTGATGGTGCTGTGAGTGGGGGAGATGGTTATGATGGCAGTGGTGATTCTGATTCAAGCGATCCGTATGCAGATAACAATGCTGGTGAAAATGGTATGTCTGGAAACTCCAATGGCGATACTGAAGAAGAGTATGCCGGAAATAATGAGGGCACAGCATATGGCGATGCTATCAAAGTAGATTCTCTCACTACAATTTATTTCGACTTTGATAGATATGACATTAGATCTGATATGAAAGACTATGTAAGAGCAAATGCTGATTTCATAAAAGAAAAAAATATTAAAGCGGTTGTATTGCAAGGCAATACCGATGAGTTTGGTGGCGATGAATATAACACAGCGTTGGGACTAAAGAGAGCCATATCAGTGCGTGATGCGCTTGTATTACAGGGGCTACCAAGAAATATGTTCTCAACAATTTCTTATGGTATGCATAAACCTGTGTGTAGAGAAAAAACTGCTGAGTGCTATGCGAAAAATAGACGCACAGATATAGTTGAGAAGTAA
- a CDS encoding FKBP-type peptidyl-prolyl cis-trans isomerase, with the protein MIENNNVVSINYEVLDSQTKQTIDSSKDNKPLEFIVGQSQVIEGLEQHIKNAKVGDKLEFSVEPELAYGVRNPELMQEVGREQFGDIELEKGMTLFGQAENGMPVQVIVADFNDTSVLIDYNHPLAGKTLDFRVEVLNVREATDDEIIASMGGGCGCSSGGGHGHGGGGCCGGGGGGCGCSH; encoded by the coding sequence ATGATAGAAAATAACAATGTTGTGTCAATTAATTATGAAGTGCTTGATTCTCAAACAAAGCAGACAATTGATAGTAGCAAGGATAACAAACCGCTTGAATTTATTGTCGGGCAATCTCAAGTCATTGAGGGTTTAGAGCAACACATAAAAAACGCAAAAGTGGGTGATAAGCTAGAATTTAGTGTTGAACCTGAACTTGCCTATGGTGTGCGTAATCCAGAGCTTATGCAAGAAGTTGGCAGAGAACAATTTGGAGATATTGAGTTAGAAAAAGGTATGACTTTATTTGGTCAAGCTGAAAATGGTATGCCTGTGCAAGTCATTGTTGCGGATTTTAACGATACTTCTGTGCTTATTGATTATAACCATCCATTAGCGGGGAAAACTTTAGATTTTAGGGTTGAAGTGCTAAATGTAAGAGAGGCTACTGATGATGAGATTATAGCAAGTATGGGGGGTGGCTGTGGTTGCTCTAGCGGTGGCGGTCATGGACATGGCGGAGGTGGCTGCTGTGGCGGTGGCGGGGGTGGCTGCGGTTGTAGTCATTAA
- the rpsM gene encoding 30S ribosomal protein S13 — protein MARIAGVDLPKKKRVEYALTYIYGIGLKSSRDILNAVNISFDKRVHDLSEDDISKISKKIQESYMVEGDLRKKVTMDIKALMDLGSYRGLRHRKGLPVRGQTTKNNARTRKGKKKTVGSK, from the coding sequence ATGGCTAGAATTGCTGGTGTAGATTTGCCAAAAAAGAAAAGAGTAGAATATGCACTCACATATATCTATGGTATTGGGCTTAAAAGCTCAAGAGATATTTTGAATGCTGTAAATATTTCTTTTGATAAGCGAGTTCATGATCTCAGCGAAGATGATATTTCAAAAATCTCCAAAAAGATTCAAGAAAGTTATATGGTTGAGGGTGATTTACGCAAAAAAGTAACAATGGATATTAAGGCTCTTATGGATTTAGGTAGTTATCGTGGTTTAAGACACAGAAAAGGCTTACCTGTGCGTGGGCAAACAACAAAAAATAATGCTCGCACAAGAAAAGGTAAGAAGAAAACCGTTGGTAGCAAATAA
- the rpsK gene encoding 30S ribosomal protein S11 yields the protein MAKKQTNVKKRVVKKNIARGIVCIAASFNNTNVTVTDEMGNVLCWATAGGLGFKGSKKSTPYAAQQAVESALSKAKEHGIKEVGIKVQGPGSGRETAVKSVGAIEGIKVLWIKDVTPLPHNGCRPPKRRRV from the coding sequence ATGGCAAAGAAACAAACAAATGTTAAAAAAAGAGTGGTAAAAAAGAATATTGCTCGCGGGATTGTGTGCATCGCTGCTTCATTTAACAATACAAATGTAACAGTTACTGATGAAATGGGTAATGTTTTGTGTTGGGCTACTGCTGGTGGATTAGGCTTTAAAGGTAGTAAAAAATCTACGCCTTATGCCGCACAACAAGCTGTAGAATCTGCTTTATCTAAAGCAAAAGAACATGGCATTAAAGAAGTGGGCATTAAGGTGCAAGGTCCGGGTAGTGGTCGTGAAACTGCTGTAAAAAGCGTTGGTGCGATTGAAGGTATTAAAGTGTTATGGATAAAGGATGTAACGCCATTGCCACATAATGGTTGTCGTCCGCCTAAAAGAAGAAGAGTATAA
- a CDS encoding MFS transporter: MSRKKIYFINLLPIILISINLRAPITSAGPIANLLQDYYGLSSAQVGLLTSLPLLAFGIVSFLVAIFQPVRAMFFGLLCIILGEILRCVGGNTALFVGTAIMGSGIAIANVLLPSFVKAKFPREIPKIMGIYSLVLNISAALGIIAIFPLTHVLPLPLAFSCWVILAILAFISYLPQIKNRRIFRSKQSYTKINSLFANINAWKITLFMGLQSAMAYSFFAWYPSLLIDFGFEKDFISRIMTFTQCVIIPLSFIIPLWLHSLRQKMRNIFIVVICMLYAVSYFLLLISHEVWSIILASVLIGIPLGGVFSVALLFISSKSANVFIATKLSAMSQGIGYLMASLCPWIIGKLHDTYHSFTYAIFMLIVLSLLLNIVGYYAQRVVVVK, encoded by the coding sequence ATGTCTCGTAAAAAGATTTATTTTATTAATCTTTTGCCAATTATACTTATCAGCATAAATTTGCGTGCTCCCATTACTTCAGCTGGTCCGATTGCAAATTTACTTCAAGACTACTACGGACTTAGCTCAGCACAAGTTGGATTATTAACTTCACTACCATTACTAGCATTTGGAATAGTTTCATTTTTGGTTGCAATATTTCAGCCTGTAAGGGCAATGTTTTTTGGACTTTTGTGTATAATTCTTGGTGAAATATTGCGTTGTGTTGGGGGCAACACAGCCTTATTTGTCGGCACGGCAATCATGGGTTCTGGTATCGCTATAGCAAATGTTTTATTGCCGAGCTTTGTAAAGGCAAAGTTTCCCAGAGAGATTCCAAAGATTATGGGGATTTATAGCTTAGTATTAAATATTTCCGCTGCATTAGGGATAATCGCTATATTCCCATTGACACATGTTTTACCACTACCTTTAGCATTTAGTTGCTGGGTCATATTAGCCATTCTTGCGTTTATAAGCTATCTACCGCAAATCAAAAATCGCAGAATCTTTCGCTCAAAGCAAAGCTACACAAAGATAAACTCACTATTTGCAAATATAAATGCATGGAAAATCACTCTATTCATGGGCTTACAAAGTGCGATGGCATATAGCTTTTTTGCATGGTATCCAAGTTTGCTGATTGACTTTGGCTTTGAAAAGGATTTTATCTCTCGCATTATGACATTCACACAATGCGTTATTATCCCACTCTCATTTATCATTCCGTTATGGCTGCATTCTCTGCGTCAAAAAATGCGAAATATTTTTATTGTTGTCATTTGTATGCTTTATGCGGTAAGCTATTTTTTGCTACTTATTTCACATGAAGTATGGTCGATTATACTCGCTTCTGTTTTGATTGGTATTCCACTGGGTGGCGTTTTTAGCGTTGCTTTACTTTTTATTTCAAGCAAAAGCGCAAATGTATTCATAGCAACTAAACTCTCAGCCATGTCGCAAGGTATAGGCTACCTTATGGCTTCTCTTTGTCCATGGATTATTGGAAAACTCCATGATACATATCATAGCTTTACTTATGCAATTTTTATGCTTATTGTTCTAAGCTTATTGTTAAATATTGTTGGCTATTACGCACAAAGAGTTGTAGTTGTAAAATGA
- a CDS encoding cytochrome c biogenesis protein CcdA, with the protein MDFLQKIFFELPLIASFLGGILNFLAPCILPLIPSYMSYISGSVLHDETKYSRFSMFRNAMLFVFGFGLVFFLLFLAMFQIIDNFFNYPIVRYISGGIVILFGIHFLGIFHIAMLNQTKQLNLQKLEQHKILRFIAPFIIGVGFAAGWSPCSGPIISSIALLASMNEGLAIYASLAFIAGLSLPFLLLALFLDKGLNLIRKAKKQLRIIEKICGIFLIGIGILIILGDTSLFMS; encoded by the coding sequence ATGGACTTTTTACAAAAAATATTTTTTGAATTACCGCTTATTGCAAGTTTTTTGGGTGGGATTCTAAACTTTCTTGCACCTTGCATTCTGCCGCTTATACCATCTTATATGAGCTATATTTCTGGGAGTGTGCTACATGATGAGACAAAGTATTCTCGCTTTAGTATGTTTCGCAATGCAATGCTTTTTGTTTTTGGGTTTGGGCTTGTATTCTTTTTGCTTTTTTTAGCCATGTTTCAAATTATCGATAATTTTTTTAATTATCCCATTGTGCGATATATTTCTGGCGGTATTGTTATCCTTTTTGGTATCCATTTTTTGGGAATCTTTCATATTGCAATGCTTAATCAAACAAAGCAATTAAACCTACAAAAGCTAGAACAACATAAGATTCTAAGATTTATCGCACCATTTATTATAGGCGTGGGTTTTGCGGCGGGCTGGTCGCCTTGCTCTGGTCCTATTATTAGCTCTATTGCCCTGCTTGCTTCTATGAATGAGGGACTTGCTATATACGCTAGTTTAGCTTTTATAGCCGGGCTTTCACTCCCTTTTTTATTATTAGCTCTCTTTTTAGACAAGGGATTAAATCTCATACGAAAAGCAAAAAAGCAATTAAGAATTATTGAAAAAATATGTGGTATCTTTTTAATTGGCATTGGAATCTTAATCATTTTGGGTGATACTTCTTTATTTATGAGTTAA
- a CDS encoding class II fructose-bisphosphate aldolase — MLVFGQEILNKANKEGYGVGAFNFVNFEMLNAIFVAANKANSPIFVQASEGALKYMGIDMTVGMVKTMAKRYPHIPVALHLDHGTSFSSCKSAVEAGFTSVMIDASHHPFHENLEESAKVVEMAHKEGVGVEAELGRLMGIEDNISVDEKDAVLVNPKEAEQFVKETKIDYLAPAIGTSHGAFKFKGEPKLDFERLKLVKELTKIPLVLHGASAIPDYVRASFSESGGDIGSSKGVPFSFLQEAVKGGINKVNTDTDLRIAFIAEVRKLANKDKSQFDLRKFFAPAMEAMSNVIAERMEVLGSANRI, encoded by the coding sequence ATGCTAGTTTTTGGACAAGAGATTCTAAACAAAGCGAATAAAGAGGGCTATGGAGTAGGTGCATTTAACTTTGTGAATTTTGAAATGCTAAATGCTATTTTTGTAGCGGCAAATAAGGCAAACTCACCCATTTTTGTGCAAGCAAGTGAAGGGGCGTTAAAATACATGGGTATTGATATGACAGTAGGCATGGTAAAAACTATGGCAAAGCGTTATCCGCATATCCCTGTGGCATTACACCTTGATCATGGCACTAGCTTTTCTTCATGTAAAAGTGCGGTAGAAGCGGGATTTACTTCTGTGATGATTGATGCTTCACACCATCCTTTTCATGAGAATCTAGAAGAGAGTGCAAAAGTCGTAGAAATGGCACATAAAGAGGGTGTAGGCGTAGAGGCAGAGCTTGGCAGACTTATGGGGATTGAAGATAATATATCGGTTGATGAGAAAGATGCTGTGCTTGTAAATCCAAAGGAAGCAGAGCAGTTTGTAAAAGAAACAAAGATAGATTATCTAGCCCCAGCCATTGGCACAAGTCATGGGGCATTTAAGTTTAAAGGTGAGCCAAAGCTTGATTTTGAGCGATTAAAGCTTGTAAAAGAGCTGACAAAAATCCCGCTTGTATTACATGGGGCGAGTGCTATACCAGATTATGTAAGGGCGAGTTTTAGTGAGAGTGGTGGGGATATTGGCAGTAGTAAGGGTGTGCCTTTCTCATTCTTACAAGAGGCAGTAAAAGGGGGCATAAATAAGGTAAATACAGATACAGATTTACGCATTGCTTTCATCGCTGAAGTGAGAAAACTCGCAAATAAAGATAAATCACAATTTGACTTACGCAAGTTTTTTGCACCAGCTATGGAAGCTATGAGTAATGTCATCGCAGAGAGAATGGAAGTCTTAGGCAGTGCAAATAGAATCTAA
- a CDS encoding amidohydrolase family protein, with product MQEDKIQCFKNAKIFDDEKGFVQGSVYVQNGKIIQVIQDSISFRDDLRECEEIDCNGYAILPACIDINVFPLDKKLGAKPIHTLANKALYGGISTIFLNPYTQPSIDNEAMNALIESINSHNSVNIYPLIASTDSESRLSNIDTLHSLNKNAKAIFSNSAIGSNLLYQSMQYAKMLDLPLCVFAFDFNIEQGVAYESAFARGLGLPMITPIGQIKEVAKIKEMAKFLDIEVIFMSMNIAHTLDMICHEKNMHAQVGLPHLIFNEQSIKTYDTRYKMTPPLLTRSKKEKLVKRLQEGKVSLLTSMQQEVSKQYKEQVFEYASEGVSGIEYFFSLAYTLLVKEEILSMRDLVKLTSSNASKLMRLNKGHIATQRDADFMIVDLEEKFEVLDSTSLYHGLELYGKIKYMVVDGKLHKL from the coding sequence ATGCAAGAAGATAAAATACAATGTTTTAAAAATGCGAAAATATTTGATGATGAAAAGGGCTTTGTGCAAGGCAGTGTGTATGTGCAAAATGGCAAGATTATACAGGTTATACAAGATTCTATTTCGTTTAGAGATGATTTGCGAGAATGCGAAGAGATTGATTGCAATGGGTATGCGATATTGCCAGCTTGTATTGATATTAATGTATTTCCACTTGATAAAAAGCTTGGGGCAAAGCCCATACACACACTTGCAAATAAGGCACTTTATGGCGGTATCTCTACCATCTTTCTTAATCCATACACACAGCCAAGCATTGATAATGAAGCTATGAATGCCCTTATTGAAAGCATTAATTCACACAATAGTGTAAATATTTATCCACTTATTGCAAGCACAGATTCAGAATCTAGACTAAGCAATATCGATACATTGCATAGTCTTAATAAAAATGCAAAGGCAATTTTTAGTAATTCTGCGATTGGGTCTAATCTCTTATATCAAAGTATGCAATATGCTAAAATGCTTGATTTACCACTTTGTGTATTTGCATTTGATTTCAATATCGAGCAAGGTGTGGCGTATGAGAGTGCGTTTGCAAGGGGGCTTGGACTACCTATGATAACGCCGATAGGACAAATTAAAGAAGTTGCAAAGATAAAAGAAATGGCAAAATTCCTTGATATTGAAGTCATTTTTATGTCTATGAATATAGCCCATACACTCGATATGATTTGCCATGAAAAAAACATGCACGCACAAGTTGGACTCCCACATTTAATCTTTAATGAACAAAGCATAAAAACCTATGATACACGCTACAAAATGACCCCACCCCTGCTTACTCGGAGTAAAAAAGAAAAACTTGTAAAAAGATTGCAAGAGGGCAAAGTTTCTCTTCTAACAAGTATGCAGCAAGAAGTCTCAAAGCAGTATAAAGAGCAAGTATTTGAATATGCAAGTGAGGGTGTATCTGGTATTGAATACTTTTTTAGCCTTGCATATACCTTGCTAGTGAAAGAAGAGATTCTGTCAATGCGAGATTTAGTAAAGCTTACAAGTAGCAATGCAAGTAAGCTTATGCGACTAAATAAAGGACATATTGCTACACAAAGAGATGCTGATTTTATGATCGTTGATTTGGAGGAAAAATTTGAAGTTTTAGATTCTACAAGTCTTTATCATGGTTTAGAACTATATGGGAAGATTAAATATATGGTAGTTGATGGCAAGTTGCATAAATTGTGA